In Brassica napus cultivar Da-Ae chromosome A3, Da-Ae, whole genome shotgun sequence, the sequence AGCTGAACACACTCTTCAATCCCAACTTCAACTCGCCATTGGACCTTGAGAGGGCTCTCTACGCGCCTCATACGCACCAACTCCTTGCCGTAAAAACTTTTAGGAACTTACGACTTATTCACACAGCCGGTAGCTGGATAAAAACCACTCGAAATCCAAGACTAAAACGATCACCTCGGCGGAAATCGACCAACAATGAAGCATTTGTACTGTTACACAGCTATCTCCTTCTGATCCTCTCAGAGCTAAAGAATCGCACGCACAGGCTCTGCCCATCAAAGATCAAACAACCACCGGAGATGACTCCAACGAACCGAGACTGCACTCCCAAGACTAAGCAAAACTCCAAACCACAACCGCAGCTAAACCTCACGCATCCCTCCTCAATGGCCATCACCAATGACACTGCTAGGGTTTGGGCCTCACCGAACAGAGAAAATTGGGACACCAAACCCTAAGCCAACTAAATCCGACCCCCTACAGACCCTCCTAAGCTCCTACAACTCACCTTCACTCCAGATTGAAAGAGAGAAGCTTCAAATCGAGATCTGACGACCAGATCTGAATGACTCCGTCATCTTCCGTCACCAGGGCGAGAAGCATATCACCGAAGGAGAAGAGAGCTGGCAGGGGGCAAAGAAACAAGAACCAACGGAACCGTAACCGACGCACGCGCCGTCACGGCCAGAGTGAGATGAGATCTACGATGTCTTCATGGGCGGCTGATCCGAAAGTATATTAAAAcctgaaaaatatatttgaaaactgtTTGAAAAAGAACAATATGAAATGCTGaatacataattacattatttttgaaatatcttaaaaatatatatacactaaataTTAATCTGTACATCCATGCAGATATATACATAATGTTGTTCGTTTGGTCGACGCAGCTATCTGCAGCTACGTCAgcgtcaatttttttaataaacttttattCATTTCATTGATGCCGGTATTACATCTGCGTCTGCGTCTAAATGCTGCGTTCTCGCATCGATCACCGAAAAATTTTGCATCCGTGATTAAAATTGCGTCGGTGTCTacgaaacgaacaacaactaTTTTTATTGACGCTGACGCCGAAaactgcggcaaccaaacgaacatgaCTATAactacattttcaaaaaaaagtttagatcGGATCGAGCAATATACGAAATCAAACCGATATACACGAATAACAATTTGTAGAAACCTTCTACTAGTATTTTAGTTATATCCGAAACCGAACCGTATTTTTTTGGGTTGGTTCGGTTTTTAAGGCCCTGCCCAATGTTGTGTGTAAAGGTAAAGGTTAACAAGCGAAAATGATGCAACAAGCACAACCATTTATATTAGTACGAGACAAACCAGAAGTAACCAAAATTTTTGAATCTCCAAACAAGTCTATAAAAATCAAATCCAATCTAAGAAAATTCTCCTTTTCCACTACAAGTTTAGCATTGATTTGATGTGTGAAATCTCACAGAGGTTTAAGCCACCATGACGATGATCAAATTGAGCCTCTTTTTGTCTTCAAGTCTCGGTAGGATAGTTGTTGGAGTCGTGGTGGTTAGTATATCCTCCATTGTTGTAACCTTGTCCTCGTTGTGTGTATCCTCCATTCCACTGCCACAAAGTAGACCAcgatatgttaaaaaaaattaaagagaggTCTACTAGATTTATCAAACGTGTGTGACATGAAACAAGAACAAGATGACCACAAAAGTATCAAGATCTGTTTGACAATGTTAAGGGAAAAGTGACAAGTTGGGCATGGAGTTCATGTGTTAGATATTCCCACTAGGTGCTTGTATCCAACAGCTATTGCCTATTGTCACCCACTAACTTTAGTTTATACATTTCTAATAACACAAAAAGGCTTAGAAAAAAACACCTATTAACAAAGTAGTTTGACCCTATTAAAATACTTGATTTTAGTCTGGTAGTAAAATATTTACCTGCTTGTTCGAGGTTCTACCCCAAGAGAGTCTGACAGTGTTCTTGCCGATGACTGTCCCGTTCAAACTCTGGATGGCATCATCAGCACTCTTCCTGTCATAACAAAAGACAAGCAAACCTTTTTCAGATCACACATTATCAACACATAATAAGCACCTACAGGTTCATTGGCTCAGTCTTGTATGATTGACAAGCCAGCACTTTCTTAAGTAAAGACCGCACCTGTTATCTAACTGGACAAATCCACATCCTTTGCCTACTGGGATCTTCACTGAAACAACCTCCCCAAACTGTGTAAAAGGTTCCCTAAGGTCTTCTTCAGTAACATCAGGATCAATGCCACCAACAAATATCTGCAGTAGAATAAGAGAGAATGGATACAGAACTTGAATAATAGAAAGCATTGGAGAGCCTATTGACAACTCACTGTTGAGTTGTTTGATTCGCCATCAGACTGTGAGCCATGAGCCATAAAACCATTTGCTCCATGTCCACCCGCCACAATCACAGCTActcaaataaaaatacataaaaaaatttatagttcaAAAGCTTTGTTGAGTGCATTAGAAcaagcatgaaaacaaaacccaaaCAACAAAGAACATCCTAGTATGTCACCTTGTGAAGGATGATGATTAGCAACAGCTCTTTTAGGAGTCGCAACACCAACACGCATTTGTCTGTTGGAACAATAAGCTCCATTCATTTCAGTCAAAGCCCTTGACCTCTCACTTTCATCACCAAACCTAACGAAACCGTAACCTTTGGACCGTCCAGTGTTGGAATCGATCACAACTTTAGCGCTCTTGACAGATGGATATCTCTCAACAAAGAGCTCTTGCAATAAAGTGTCAGTCACATCCGGAGACAAGTCTCCAACGAATATAGATAGCTCCGGACTATTCTCAACTGCTCTCTTCTCACCAGTGCTAAAAGATGCCCAGTTTAGACGGAAGAGCTGCTCAGAGTTTGGCATCACTGAACCGTTAAAGTTCTGAAGAACCTCTTCAGCTGCAGCACGTGTAAGAAACTCAACAAAACCATACCCTTCTGATTGACATGTTAGCTTGTTACGAATCACTTTCACAGAAGAAACCtgcacattaaaaaaaaacaataatccataacaaaactcagagagaaaaaaaattaactgaaCCAGAACTATTGTAAGGGATGCCCCaaattaatccaaaaaaaaccATGGTAAATGAAAATCTTATTTAATTGACCTAAAGACAGCCAAATGAAGTATGATCtctctattttctttttgtcaactaaCCATTTTAAGTATGATCACAAGTTGTGGTTTATAAACAATTCTATCTGACCATGTCCGCTTGCATGAAAAAATAATACACCTTTGTGCTCTAGCCTCCTTAGCTAGAGAGTCATCACAGAAAATTCAAATCCTAGGAATATGAACAATGCCAGGTTAAGATGGAACTTTTCTTGGCAAGTTAAAAGTTCAACTAAAAGTGGCAAAGTACTACAGTACTTTTTGCCTAACTAAATCTGAAGTAGTCCTGTCCTTTTCAGACCAATGCTGTTTTCCATTAACCTATTTGTTTCTACGCAAATTCAATAAGCAATCATTGGATCTAATCCTATTGAAAAagtttcaaataatataaatgaaaacttgcCAAAAAAGTCTTTAGCTTGAGACAATGAATCAAACACACAAGAAATCAAACAAGATCTGCAAATATATCACTTTTCACCAAAACTTCCACGtaataataatttgtatatacCTCGCCGGTGTGAGAAAAGCAGGTGTGGAGATAAGTCTCGTCCATCCAATGAAGAAGATCGCCAATCCAAAGAGTCTTCACATCATCTCCAGATCCACGCTCATGTGTCTTGTGTTGCTGTTGCTGGTGATACGACGCGTATTGGAACTGAGGATGCTGCTGATAATTGTAAGGAACGTATTGGTGAGGATACATCATCatctgttgctgctgctgcatcATCATCATAGCCGCTGCGCCTGGATACTGCATGGCCGCCATCCAAtgctgctgttgttgttgttgccacTGCTGAGGCGGCGGAGGAGTCGTAGCTCCGGGAGTTGCTAACGATGAATCTGAGCCGTTGGTCGTCTGCATCttcaaaactaattgttaaCTTTAAACAAATAAGATCTGATCTTGCCTCTTCGAAGAAGAAGTGTGTAGAGAATAGAGGAGCTCGTTGAGCTCTGGTAATGgcggagagagaagaagagagagagagaggtttggTCTTAAAAGGGAGGCGAGAGAGAGAAAGGCTGCTGAATCTATGGGTCTTTGGGAAGTGGTCGAAACGTGGGGCCCAGTTTCTTACCGTGTTTCTAAGATCGACGGCTCAGATTCCACCGCAGTTAATCTACTTGCATTTAATTTTACTAGGGTTTTTCTAATAGGCTAGGCTAATAGctgattttattaatcaaactCACGAGGAATGATTGGGTGAAAATAAATCTATGTTGACGTATtaaccgttttttttttcactgtgAAAAAGGGTTAGCTGTGTTAATTAGGAATCATAAACTCAACGGATCAAACAAAGTATTGGGCCTTATATAAGGAATACAACGAGGCCCAAAGCCCAAACAAAGAGGATGAGCTACATTCTCAAAATGTTCCAGAATCTTTAAAAGCTACGTTGAATCTATAATCTATTGATTAGTAGGTTAGTCCCATTCTCAAGTATTACAGCTTATACATAGTTTATACAAGGATTACAGCTTACAACTGGAAACAGTCAATCAGCTTTACAGTATGTTGTCAAACTCTTTAAAAAAATGTAGCAAATAAGAGAAGGTTATATATTAACTCATACGCCCAAATCAATGATCTGAATGCCAAAAATCAAGATCATAATGCCTCACGTGATCACCATTTTAAGACCTCATGATCATGTGACGATGAGATCGTAGAgccatattattttattcttataagCTTGCTTCACATCCTCTATATAGTCTAGtctataaatgaataaatgttgCGATTCCTGAACTTTTGATCAATTCCTAGAATTTCAACTCTTACTATAGTGTTCTTCACAGgaacatagaaaaaaaacatagaatgGGTCGTTTGGATAATAAGTAGAGAAGGACTTTGGTACATCTTCGTCGACCATATATGTTTCTCACGATCCACTAGAAGTCTAGAACCCACAACTTGAGATATCCAGTGCCTCCATCAATTATTTAGCAAGACGTATCGCATAATATTATGAATAATGtgatatatataatcatattctAACGTCAATAAGCATAAAGACCTGAATCAGGCAATGCAAAAAGATCATCCACATACTTAAAGAATCCAAAAAGAAGGAAGATGGTCAAACCTAAAAACCATGTCTACAAAATGCTCTAATTAATAGTAGctgaaattttcataaaaataaatgatttccACGCAAACGTTCATAACACATCAGAAGCTGCATGTCAAGAGACGAGAACCTGACATCTTGTAGAAAGCTTTGTGGATGTAAGAAGCTTCTTGTAACACTCTGCCTCTCGTTTGGGCTTATGATAATATTTGCAACTCAGAGTTAGTTTCTTGAGTACTGCTGAATTCTCAAGAAAGTAATTCACTAGTTTAATCCCAGTTTCCTCATCCATAATCCTTACGCTAATCGTAACATATTCCAAAGTGGATGATAAACACTGAGGCAcattggtccaaaaagaattgACTAAAGGATAACCGGAGAACCCTGTCGGTAAACAAATTGAAGCTTCCATGGTAATATTTTCTAGAACTGGAGAGCCTGAAATGAGCTTCTTCATAATCAAATGACCATCACCACACAAGTAATCCATAAAGCAAAAACCATTACGATCAGGCTTCTTGAAATAATTGTTTGCTAGATGCATGATCTTGAGACAAGGTAGAGAAACATCAAACTTGGGGTCTTTAAGCCCTATTTTTACGAGCTTCAAAGACACCAATGTCTTGCTCACATAAACACATTCAGGCATGATATATAAACGACATAGATATTTGTTTTCAAGATCAAGATGTTGAACTCGGCGATGAACCATTTGGGTTATCCACTCAAGGCTGTTACTAGAGTCATACCCTAATTTTGTATAACGGCAATATTTCAACGTGAAAGTTTGTAGGCACGATCCGCGGTTAAACTCAAAAAATCTGTACACGAATCCATAAGGAAGGAAGTCAAGGTCGTTTAAGTCCAATCCAGACACATTTAGCCAGAGAAACTCCCATCTCTTCGACAAAACGCTAGTCTTAACTGAGTCTTTGGTCGAAAGGTATGAGAGTATATGAGTTAGCAAACAATCCGGAAACTCGCTGATCCTATCGCAACCCATCGTCCTTAGAGTATTCATCAAAATCTTGATCAGATCCTAGGGGCTAGGGCTTCTCAGTTTTCATTCCAAAAATAAATAGGGTTCAAGGCGATTAAACGTGCAAGAGTTTAGTGATCTGCGTACGAGGAAGTGTAGGTGGTAGATCCTAGGCCTTCAGTTTCTCGAATATAATTCATAAGCTAGGTTGAAGGCCCATGACCCATTAATCTCTACTAAATCCAATACCTTCCactttaaaactaaataataattagaaatcAATTTTTATCAAGGTTTTGAAAACCGGACCGGACCGGCCGGTTGGAACCGGTTAAACTGTGAACCGTTAAGTAAACGGAATCCGGGTTCAATTAAAACTCGGATTTGAATTAAACCGCCAAAACCGGTACAAACCCAGCCAAACCGGCAACTTAGGTTAAGAACAAAACCTGATTCAACCAAATACAAAGCATAATcgattaattttgatttttaatagttacAATAAATGACATTTATTGATTAGTTCCAGATTTATTGTAGTTTGTAACTGgaaaccaaaataattttttcattgctcacatttattttgttttcattatacACACTTGCTATATATTTCTACAGCAGTTATACTTTGCATAAATAATTTTggtcatttataatatttctattcatattataatttacatttaCCATTCAtgagtaagaaaataaaataatggtcGCATATACGTTTTGACATTgtaattgttttaaatatatatatatatatatatatttatatatttctttaaggATTAACAGAATActaaaaataagtatttttaaaaatttgcatACACATAAATACTAAGAAACCGGTTTGACCAGTCACCTAAGAATAACTGTTCGGTCCGGTTTTCGAAACATTGATTTTTATGTTCCATCCTTTTATACGAGTCAtcaatttctttttaccaaaccAGATAATAATTGTCCCAACAAACCGGTTTGTAGACAGGAAAATATCTCCCGGATCTTGCTGCTTTGGATTATCAATTGTTTGGGCCATTAATTCACTATAGGAGACTTCTAGTTTTGGTGGTTTGATCAAGCTTGTATCCATCGATGGTCTCTCCAAGATTCTCATTCTAAGTCTACATGCAATTTGTTCTATCTCCACTCTGGATCTGTTTAATTTTCTTGATCTTCTAGCTGTATGCTTGTGCTGTAATTATCTTTCTGTttagttttatgttttcatattgTATTCTTTTTGTGGGCTTATGACTCCGGGATGTAAGTCAAATTCGCCGGCATAGCTTGTAACGATGGTGTTGAAGTTAAAATAGTCTTTagtgttaaaaagaaaatttcccAACGTAACAAACGGAAAAAAAGCACTCTTTTTCTTCATAACATACTCCCGACCAtgattagaaaagaaaatatattttttaaagagaaGAAATGATCGCACTTCTAATCTCAATTCATTAATCCAGAAAGGAGATTAACCAGATTTAGAATATGTAACACTATAAGAATTTATTTGCGGGATTCAAAGTGATAAATCCTAAGACTATACACTATTACAACACCTAGATGTTCATGCTTTGTGTACATGCAATTTATATGCaacttttatcttttaaaacaaagtATACATGTATGTATTTAGTTAGCTATCTTCTCACATaacatatttctatatttaagtATGCACGTGTAGTATAATTCACTTGTTTATTTGAAAATCAGAAAATATGAGTAATACGATGATGATTTGGGTACGCCATAAAGGAGACATGTGGACGTAGAAAAGGGCAGGGCAGTTGCCTCTGCATGACCACGTTTTGTGATGCATCAATCTGGACCGATTCACCTAGATTAAAGATTCGcttcgaaaaaaaaaacttgattaatTTGTTCTCTTGAGGTTGGAACTCGAGCTTCTAAATACAGTAAATAAAAGCAATAATGGTGTAAAGGGATGGGAACAGAGGCACGTGCAGCCACGCGCCTGTGTCTGCTCTGTGTGTAAACAAATGGTAAAAATATGCCTCAGACTTTTCAGAGGAACATAATCCCAACTGAATCATGCAATGATCAGATTTACCTTTGTTTACCCTTttctgttttcttattttcaaacTAACAAAATTAAATCCGGTTAGTATTTGTTTCAAATCCGCTTAGTTATTACTCATGAATCACGGTAAAGTACACttcattttgaaaaatatatactcCACTTTGGCTATATTTTGGTCTTATCTAATGAAAGCCAACATGATTGATTATATGTAGCCCTACAAGGAAcgcttccaaaaaaaaaagaggaatattccaaaatatataaaagaatattAACGAGAAATATATCGTTTTTTACATAGAAGTACAGACCACAACTGTAGTTATGTCATGGTGCATTCCctctttttctcttattttcttattttcttatttaaacttTTACTATTCGGTTCCAGATATTTTAATAATTGGTACTATGATACCTGATACTAtgaaacatttatataaatgtaagaGTAAGGACAAGAGACAAATAAACAATTGTAATAAGCATCCAATGTTTTAAAATCCAAACAAGAACAGCCTTTCCATATTCATGCAATCAAAACCCATAGTGATTACTTACTTAATCAAGATCAGAAACCTCGATATAAACCTTCTTGTGTTTTTCATTTGTACAACTAACAAAGGCTAAACTGATTAattagaagaaaataaaaagagagagagagggctGTACAAGTGGAATGTaactagaaaagaaaaaaaactactatCTTCTTCCGCATGCTATTTTCATTCTTTTACTGGCTTAAGTCGATCCCACTTGTAGCGACCTTGGAGCGGTTTGTCATTAACGATATCGAAGTTGTACCTGCGTGTCAAAAAGTGTTCGTTATTAGAATTCCCATTATATCATGCTAAAGTACGCGTCGAATCATCTCTTATCGTGCGCAGACATTAAGGAAGCAGAGATCGGAGATGAGACTCACTTATCCATGAAACGTTTCTGATCTTTACTCTCTAGCTCCGATAAGAACTCGTCAATCTCTCCCGGCGTCGGACTCTTGCTCACTTCCGGTGAACTTTTCCGATCATCCGCCGATGATGATTCCATCTCTGTTGTTTCTCCCAAAGCTTCTTCACTCTCTGGATTCGCTTCGTTTCTGTGAGCGATGCGCCCAGAAACAGAGAGATCATCGGAGATTTGATGAGTCTGAACACacaaaacgaaaaagaaaatcaatGAAGATTCACAGATTTTGAGTCGTTGAATGATTGCTTCGGATTTTCGAAAAATTTCACCTCCAGATCTACAGAAACAGTCGGACTCTTCCTCACGATTTCGTTCGATTCACTGCTGAAACAGATGATCGAGCTCTTTTCATCGTCTTCTCCGGCGGAGGTAACGGAGCATCCGCCTCGAGAGGAATCATCCGATGACGCCACGGAAGGAGAAGGAAACGCGAGAAAGATGACGCCATGAGAGTCATCAtcgagcttcttcttcttgagaagCGAGTCGCTTGCGCTCGAAGCTTCAAGCGATCGCGCATCACGCTTGCAGTTAGGATTTCTCTCGCTCAtcgctctctttctctctcttgtttttttATGCTCTCTGCTTCTTTCTATTTCTGGTACGTCTTCTCTTATTAAAAAAGCAGGGGAGATTTTGGTGggggagaaggagagagagatgaatGAAGTGTGAGCCGTTGATTGTTTCAACGGATGAGATTCGATTCCTTAGCGAGCGGACGGAGTTTATCGTTATAGTCCCGTTTGCGAGTGTGACGGAGACCTGTAACGGCACCGTTACGGAGTTTCGCTTTAGTTACTTAAGGGGGCgattggttttcccgctaccacccgcaaacgcagcttttgcggttggtagcggttgtcggcggtttgcaacaatcactcaaatcgctctaaaccgcttcaaaccgctccgaatctcataaattctaaagctggctccagctagcgtttgcggttgcgggcggttgcgggcggttgcgggagggtaaattttttttcttttttttaaaacaatatatatacaaaagtaaaaatatttaataaaaaatttaaaattgaaattttgaaaatattaaaatatatctattatattttaattaatattataaaattttataataaaaacaatttcaataaattttcaaaaattaaaattataactttctaaatataaattttatatttattataattttatgatttttgatatttttataattatattaaatataaatattgttaatttattatttgactcttacagcatttggtagttaaccagtcataagtcacccgcaaacgcaccaatttttaaccgccactacaagaaaatacaagttttacgagggcagttttcctcgttacttcgtcgtaaaagcagtgttacgacgaattagcgaggaaacccgtttcgtcgttatacgtttgtcgtaacacatatatcctcgctaattcgtcgtaagttagcgaggaaataatttcgtcgtaaaagcgaaggaggatatttcgtcgtaaataccacgtaaagattccacgtaaggacgtcgctaagtttcctcgtaaataccacgaaaagctttcctcgtaaaacccacgtaaataaatactcgtaaaattaacgtaaataccttgagagctttccacgtaaagaaaacGTAAAAACCTTGATAGATTTCCACGTTATTTCCAtgtaaatgtttcctcgtaaaaaccacgttaagcttccacgtaaagaagccgcaaaattagctacgaatttacttcgtttcattattttatagaaatataaaaaattataattataaatataatttaaattatttaaattattaataaaattaaaattctaaaaaaatcaaaaccaaaatattttatatataaataagttttgaattcataatacaataaccgaaattaaaaagaactaagggtggTCGTTAATTAATCGCctcgtagaattcatcactcctcgcctgaacatccgcctcggcatgtgagtcgtcggtcggtgactggcctgggataggattttgttgtcgcatggtcctcaacaaagtcgcccattccggatttgtggccgctacaacgtccaagaagccctcgagtccacccatacgagatcgcagctgagtagactctatacgcagctgagtagactctctacgcagctcttcggactccctacgcagctgagagacttcctcatcccgtcgctgaacataagacgatgtcgctctcggaacatcgttgacggaaccaatccccaacgtccgtccctttttttttgggacaaccttaaaaacaaaaaataaattttgttagtaaaaatttaaagttaaattaaatgaatatttaaaaaaattaaaattttagaaaatttacctcctcgtaaagcttatccacttcaggtgtggataaggtgacgggtaatccatcg encodes:
- the LOC106439529 gene encoding polyadenylate-binding protein RBP47B, giving the protein MQTTNGSDSSLATPGATTPPPPQQWQQQQQQHWMAAMQYPGAAAMMMMQQQQQMMMYPHQYVPYNYQQHPQFQYASYHQQQQHKTHERGSGDDVKTLWIGDLLHWMDETYLHTCFSHTGEVSSVKVIRNKLTCQSEGYGFVEFLTRAAAEEVLQNFNGSVMPNSEQLFRLNWASFSTGEKRAVENSPELSIFVGDLSPDVTDTLLQELFVERYPSVKSAKVVIDSNTGRSKGYGFVRFGDESERSRALTEMNGAYCSNRQMRVGVATPKRAVANHHPSQAVIVAGGHGANGFMAHGSQSDGESNNSTIFVGGIDPDVTEEDLREPFTQFGEVVSVKIPVGKGCGFVQLDNRKSADDAIQSLNGTVIGKNTVRLSWGRTSNKQWNGGYTQRGQGYNNGGYTNHHDSNNYPTET
- the LOC106444097 gene encoding cyclin-dependent kinase inhibitor 6, with the protein product MSERNPNCKRDARSLEASSASDSLLKKKKLDDDSHGVIFLAFPSPSVASSDDSSRGGCSVTSAGEDDEKSSIICFSSESNEIVRKSPTVSVDLETHQISDDLSVSGRIAHRNEANPESEEALGETTEMESSSADDRKSSPEVSKSPTPGEIDEFLSELESKDQKRFMDKYNFDIVNDKPLQGRYKWDRLKPVKE
- the LOC106442274 gene encoding putative FBD-associated F-box protein At5g44940, giving the protein MNTLRTMGCDRISEFPDCLLTHILSYLSTKDSVKTSVLSKRWEFLWLNVSGLDLNDLDFLPYGFVYRFFEFNRGSCLQTFTLKYCRYTKLGYDSSNSLEWITQMVHRRVQHLDLENKYLCRLYIMPECVYVSKTLVSLKLVKIGLKDPKFDVSLPCLKIMHLANNYFKKPDRNGFCFMDYLCGDGHLIMKKLISGSPVLENITMEASICLPTGFSGYPLVNSFWTNVPQCLSSTLEYVTISVRIMDEETGIKLVNYFLENSAVLKKLTLSCKYYHKPKREAECYKKLLTSTKLSTRCQVLVS